A window from Neodiprion fabricii isolate iyNeoFabr1 chromosome 2, iyNeoFabr1.1, whole genome shotgun sequence encodes these proteins:
- the LOC124175326 gene encoding transcription factor sox-2-like isoform X2, protein MEGEAAGPSSGQKNTLDDAVGKLLQGYDWTLLPVTSKASGRRGGHIKRPMNAFMVWAQAARRKLSYQYPHLHNSELSKTLGKLWRILSDRDKQPFVEEAQRLRSAHKKQHPEYKYQPRRRKQKLAEQAGMVIAQCIVPTTTSFDSPTGSTGDCAYGRLLYHEAGKAYDLPTSYYAANPSRTYGDPSMVPSNLPPPVKFPQRPDHDKVYAEKQAYDGQTQPPKYELPKTHSDSKRQDLLHARYLHHHHHHHHHRHEENGGVPKFVEPQPRAYDLPKITDAMKTYPENLKYPHDSSAAMKPSYTCFHSDYHTLEGYAAAHSDGDHQPQGVPPGHSFYPYVTAATSIAQPPYYMGPR, encoded by the exons ATGGAGGGAGAAGCTGCAGGACCATCCAGTGGTCAGAAGAACACGTTGGATGACGCGGTTGGAAAATTGCTACAAG GTTACGACTGGACGCTTTTACCAGTCACATCGAAAGCCAGTGGTCGCCGGGGTGGCCACATTAAAAGACCGATGAACGCTTTCATGGTGTGGGCTCAAGCAGCGAGAAGAAAGCTCTCCTATCAGTATCCGCATCTCCACAACTCGGAGCTGTCAAAGACCCTCGGAAAATTGTGgcg AATCTTGAGTGACAGAGACAAACAACCGTTCGTCGAAGAAGCGCAAAGACTACGAAGCGCTCACAAGAAACAGCATCCTGAGTACAAG TATCAGCCGAGGCGAAGAAAGCAAAAATTGGCCGAGCAGGCCGGCATGGTGATTGCGCAATGCATCGTCCCAACCACAACGAGCTTCGACTCACCGACTGGATCGACGGGAGACTGCGCCTATGGACGGCTGTTGTATCACGAAGCCGGCAAGGCTTACGACCTACCGACGTCGTACTACGCGGCTAATCCGTCGAGGACATACGGAGATCCATCAATGGTGCCATCCAACCTACCGCCACCAGTAAAGTTCCCGCAGCGACCCGACCACGATAAGGTATACGCCGAGAAGCAAGCCTACGACGGTCAGACGCAGCCCCCAAAGTACGAACTACCAAAAACACACTCTGATTCCAAGCGTCAGGACCTGTTGCACGCTAGGTATctccatcatcatcatcaccatcaccatcatcgTCACGAAGAAAACGGCGGTGTGCCAAAGTTCGTTGAGCCACAGCCGAGAGCCTACGATCTACCGAAAATTACGGACGCGATGAAGACGTACCCAGAGAACTTGAAGTACCCCCATGACTCCAGCGCGGCGATGAAGCCGTCTTACACGTGTTTCCACAGCGATTACCACACCCTCGAAGGTTACGCCGCCGCTCACAGCGACGGTGATCATCAGCCTCAAGGCGTTCCTCCAGGGCACTCCTTTTACCCCTACGTAACAGCCGCGACCTCGATTGCGCAGCCCCCTTATTACATGGGCCCCCGATAA
- the LOC124175326 gene encoding transcription factor sox-2-like isoform X3: MNAFMVWAQAARRKLSYQYPHLHNSELSKTLGKLWRILSDRDKQPFVEEAQRLRSAHKKQHPEYKYQPRRRKQKLAEQAGMVIAQCIVPTTTSFDSPTGSTGDCAYGRLLYHEAGKAYDLPTSYYAANPSRTYGDPSMVPSNLPPPVKFPQRPDHDKVYAEKQAYDGQTQPPKYELPKTHSDSKRQDLLHARYLHHHHHHHHHRHEENGGVPKFVEPQPRAYDLPKITDAMKTYPENLKYPHDSSAAMKPSYTCFHSDYHTLEGYAAAHSDGDHQPQGVPPGHSFYPYVTAATSIAQPPYYMGPR; encoded by the exons ATGAACGCTTTCATGGTGTGGGCTCAAGCAGCGAGAAGAAAGCTCTCCTATCAGTATCCGCATCTCCACAACTCGGAGCTGTCAAAGACCCTCGGAAAATTGTGgcg AATCTTGAGTGACAGAGACAAACAACCGTTCGTCGAAGAAGCGCAAAGACTACGAAGCGCTCACAAGAAACAGCATCCTGAGTACAAG TATCAGCCGAGGCGAAGAAAGCAAAAATTGGCCGAGCAGGCCGGCATGGTGATTGCGCAATGCATCGTCCCAACCACAACGAGCTTCGACTCACCGACTGGATCGACGGGAGACTGCGCCTATGGACGGCTGTTGTATCACGAAGCCGGCAAGGCTTACGACCTACCGACGTCGTACTACGCGGCTAATCCGTCGAGGACATACGGAGATCCATCAATGGTGCCATCCAACCTACCGCCACCAGTAAAGTTCCCGCAGCGACCCGACCACGATAAGGTATACGCCGAGAAGCAAGCCTACGACGGTCAGACGCAGCCCCCAAAGTACGAACTACCAAAAACACACTCTGATTCCAAGCGTCAGGACCTGTTGCACGCTAGGTATctccatcatcatcatcaccatcaccatcatcgTCACGAAGAAAACGGCGGTGTGCCAAAGTTCGTTGAGCCACAGCCGAGAGCCTACGATCTACCGAAAATTACGGACGCGATGAAGACGTACCCAGAGAACTTGAAGTACCCCCATGACTCCAGCGCGGCGATGAAGCCGTCTTACACGTGTTTCCACAGCGATTACCACACCCTCGAAGGTTACGCCGCCGCTCACAGCGACGGTGATCATCAGCCTCAAGGCGTTCCTCCAGGGCACTCCTTTTACCCCTACGTAACAGCCGCGACCTCGATTGCGCAGCCCCCTTATTACATGGGCCCCCGATAA